One window of Enterobacter sp. RHBSTW-00175 genomic DNA carries:
- a CDS encoding DUF413 domain-containing protein produces MAESFTTTNRFFDNKNYPRGFSRHGDFTIKEAQLLERHGYAFNELDLGKREPETEDEKQFVAVCRGEREPVSEVERVWVKYMARIKRPKRFHTLSGGKPQMEGAEDYTESDD; encoded by the coding sequence ATGGCGGAAAGCTTTACGACGACGAATCGTTTTTTCGACAATAAAAATTATCCGCGCGGGTTCTCTCGCCATGGTGACTTCACCATTAAAGAGGCACAACTGCTTGAGCGCCATGGTTATGCCTTTAACGAGTTGGATCTGGGGAAACGTGAACCAGAAACGGAAGACGAAAAACAGTTTGTTGCCGTTTGCCGTGGCGAGCGTGAGCCGGTATCAGAAGTAGAACGTGTATGGGTGAAATATATGGCGCGTATCAAGCGTCCTAAGCGTTTCCACACACTGTCTGGCGGTAAGCCTCAGATGGAAGGTGCTGAAGATTACACCGAGTCTGACGACTAA
- the ilvL gene encoding ilv operon leader peptide produces the protein MTALLRVISLVVISVVVIIIPPCGAALGRGKA, from the coding sequence ATGACAGCCCTTCTACGAGTGATTAGCCTGGTCGTGATTAGCGTGGTGGTGATTATTATCCCACCGTGCGGGGCTGCACTTGGACGAGGAAAGGCATAG
- the ilvX gene encoding peptide IlvX produces MTISIKFCFSRFMTGN; encoded by the coding sequence ATGACTATTAGCATAAAATTCTGTTTCTCCCGATTTATGACGGGGAACTAA
- a CDS encoding YifB family Mg chelatase-like AAA ATPase: MSLSVVYTRAAIGVKAPLISVEVHLSNGLPGLTLVGLPETTVKEARDRVRSAIINSGYTFPARKITINLAPADLPKEGGRYDLPIAIALLAASEQLNTTRLSSYEFIGELALTGSLRGVPGAISGALEAISAGRQIIVANENSPEVSLIAEKGCLIAGHLQEVCAYLEGRHELAEPREAEDIQPDNRDDLSDIIGQEQGKRALEITAAGGHNLLLIGPPGTGKTMLASRLNGLLPPLNNREALESAAIFSLVSSTSLQKQWRQRPFRSPHHSASLTAMVGGGSIPGPGEISLAHNGILFLDELPEFERRVLDALREPIESGQIHISRTRAKISYPARFQLVAAMNPSPTGHYQGNHNRCTPEQTLRYLGKLSGPFLDRFDLSLEIPLPPPGLLSKNNGQGTTSAEVRERVITAQQKQYARQCKLNAYLDNAEIRQFCHLSSEDALWLEDTLVRFGLSIRAWQRLLKVARTIADVEGCTEIQRQHLQEALSYRAIDRLLLHLQKMLA, translated from the coding sequence ATGTCACTGTCGGTTGTTTATACACGAGCCGCTATTGGTGTGAAGGCACCACTGATTTCTGTTGAAGTACATCTGAGTAATGGCCTGCCAGGGCTTACTCTCGTTGGTCTACCCGAAACCACAGTAAAAGAGGCCAGGGATCGGGTACGTAGCGCTATCATCAATAGCGGTTATACCTTCCCTGCCAGGAAAATCACCATCAACCTGGCACCTGCTGACCTTCCAAAAGAGGGAGGACGATATGATTTACCCATCGCTATTGCGCTTCTCGCCGCTTCTGAGCAGCTGAATACCACCAGGCTAAGTTCGTATGAGTTCATCGGAGAACTCGCTCTTACAGGCTCATTAAGAGGCGTTCCTGGCGCAATTTCAGGTGCCCTGGAAGCTATAAGCGCAGGCCGACAAATCATTGTGGCCAATGAAAATTCTCCTGAAGTGAGCCTGATTGCAGAAAAAGGGTGTCTGATAGCCGGCCATCTACAGGAGGTTTGTGCGTACCTGGAGGGGCGGCATGAGCTTGCCGAACCACGGGAGGCCGAAGATATCCAGCCGGACAACCGGGACGATCTCAGCGACATTATTGGCCAGGAACAGGGAAAGCGAGCCCTGGAGATTACCGCCGCAGGTGGGCATAACCTCTTATTGATTGGCCCACCAGGAACAGGCAAAACAATGCTGGCAAGCCGCCTGAATGGCTTACTGCCGCCATTAAACAATCGCGAGGCACTTGAAAGCGCCGCCATATTTAGCCTCGTTAGCTCAACATCACTGCAAAAGCAGTGGCGGCAACGACCCTTTCGCTCACCGCACCACAGTGCTTCTTTGACAGCAATGGTGGGTGGGGGCTCTATCCCGGGGCCTGGCGAAATCTCGCTGGCGCACAATGGCATCCTGTTTCTTGATGAATTACCTGAATTTGAACGGCGGGTTCTGGACGCCTTGCGTGAACCAATTGAGTCGGGACAGATTCACATCTCCCGGACGCGCGCCAAAATCAGTTACCCTGCGCGGTTCCAGCTGGTCGCTGCGATGAACCCCAGCCCAACAGGGCACTACCAGGGGAACCATAACCGGTGTACGCCCGAGCAGACGCTCCGCTATCTTGGAAAACTATCAGGTCCTTTCCTCGACCGGTTCGACTTATCTCTGGAGATCCCTCTCCCACCTCCCGGGCTACTCAGCAAGAACAACGGACAGGGAACAACTTCAGCGGAAGTGCGCGAAAGAGTCATCACTGCCCAGCAGAAGCAATATGCCCGTCAGTGCAAACTCAATGCCTATCTTGATAATGCGGAAATTCGGCAATTCTGCCATCTGTCGTCGGAGGATGCGCTTTGGCTTGAGGACACCCTGGTACGGTTTGGGCTTTCGATTCGTGCCTGGCAGCGCTTATTGAAAGTCGCCAGGACGATCGCTGATGTTGAAGGGTGTACTGAAATCCAGAGGCAGCATCTGCAAGAAGCATTGAGTTATCGTGCAATAGACCGTTTGCTACTGCATCTGCAAAAAATGCTGGCGTAA